In Chelonia mydas isolate rCheMyd1 chromosome 18, rCheMyd1.pri.v2, whole genome shotgun sequence, a single genomic region encodes these proteins:
- the UBIAD1 gene encoding ubiA prenyltransferase domain-containing protein 1 isoform X1, translating to MESEARSEKISIGAESPRGGDVGELGIGLPSSAKSRPGTWRQKCAAYVLALRPWSFSASLTPVALGSALAYRSHGSLDPGLLVGSAVAVLAVHGAGNLVNTYYDFSKGIDHKKSDDRTLVDQILEPQDVVRFGVFLYTLGCICAACLYCLSTLKLEHLALIYFGGLSSSFLYTGGIGFKYVALGDLVILITFGPLAVMFAHAVQVGYLSVSPLLYAVPLALSTEAILHSNNTRDMESDRQAGIVTLAILIGPTFSYMLYNTLLFLPYLIFCVLATRYTISMALPLLTIPMAFSLERQFRSQNFSKIPQRTAKLNLLLGLFYVFGIILAPAGTLPKL from the exons ATGGAGTCTGAGGCTCGGAGTGAGAAGATCAGCATCGGCGCTGAGAGCCCCAGAGGCGGTGACGTGGGGGAGCTGGGCATcgggctgcccagctctgccaagagCCGCCCAGGCACCTGGAGGCAGAAATGTGCCGCCTACGTTCTGGCCCTGCGGCCCTGGAGCTTCAGCGCCTCTCTGACCCCAGTAGCCCTGGGCAGTGCCCTAGCCTATCGGTCCCATGGATCCCTAGACCCAGGGCTGCTAGTGGGCAGTGCAGTGGCTGTCCTGGCTGTGCATGGAGCAGGTAACTTGGTTAATACCTACTATGACTTCTCCAAGGGCATTGACCACAAGAAGAGTGATGACCGGACATTGGTGGACCAGATCTTGGAGCCTCAGGATGTGGTCCGGTTTGGGGTCTTCCTCTATACCCTGGGCTGTATCTGTGCTGCCTGCCTCTACTGTCTCTCCACTCTCAAGCTGGAGCACCTGGCCCTGATCTACTTTGGGGGACTTTCCAGCTCCTTTCTTTATACTGGAG GAATTGGATTTAAATATGTTGCACTTGGCGACTTGGTGATCCTCATCACGTTTGGGCCCCTGGCTGTCATGTTTGCCCATGCAGTGCAGGTTGGCTATCTTTCTGTCTCGCCCCTGCTCTATGCTGTCCCACTAGCCCTCAGCACTGAGGCCATCCTGCACAGCAACAACACACGGGACATGGAGTCTGACCGGCAGGCAGGCATTGTCACCCTGGCTATCCTCATCGGCCCCACGTTTTCCTACATGCTCTACAACACACTGCTCTTCCTGCCCTACCTGATTTTCTGCGTCTTGGCCACACGTTACACCATCAGCATGGCGCTGCCGCTACTCACCATTCCTATGGCCTTTTCGCTGGAGAGGCAGTTCCGGAGCCAGAACTTCAGCAAAATTCCCCAGCGGACAGCCAAGCTCAACCTCCTGCTGGGCCTCTTCTATGTTTTTGGTATTATACTGGCACCAGCAGGCACGCTGCCGAAACTGTAA
- the UBIAD1 gene encoding ubiA prenyltransferase domain-containing protein 1 isoform X8 produces the protein MESEARSEKISIGAESPRGGDVGELGIGLPSSAKSRPGTWRQKCAAYVLALRPWSFSASLTPVALGSALAYRSHGSLDPGLLVGSAVAVLAVHGAGNLVNTYYDFSKGIDHKKSDDRTLVDQILEPQDVVRFGVFLYTLGCICAACLYCLSTLKLEHLALIYFGGLSSSFLYTGGNYMATIPTVAGFRTGHCCYD, from the exons ATGGAGTCTGAGGCTCGGAGTGAGAAGATCAGCATCGGCGCTGAGAGCCCCAGAGGCGGTGACGTGGGGGAGCTGGGCATcgggctgcccagctctgccaagagCCGCCCAGGCACCTGGAGGCAGAAATGTGCCGCCTACGTTCTGGCCCTGCGGCCCTGGAGCTTCAGCGCCTCTCTGACCCCAGTAGCCCTGGGCAGTGCCCTAGCCTATCGGTCCCATGGATCCCTAGACCCAGGGCTGCTAGTGGGCAGTGCAGTGGCTGTCCTGGCTGTGCATGGAGCAGGTAACTTGGTTAATACCTACTATGACTTCTCCAAGGGCATTGACCACAAGAAGAGTGATGACCGGACATTGGTGGACCAGATCTTGGAGCCTCAGGATGTGGTCCGGTTTGGGGTCTTCCTCTATACCCTGGGCTGTATCTGTGCTGCCTGCCTCTACTGTCTCTCCACTCTCAAGCTGGAGCACCTGGCCCTGATCTACTTTGGGGGACTTTCCAGCTCCTTTCTTTATACTGGAG GTAACTATATGGCCACCATCCCCACAGTAGCTGGATTCCGCACCGGTCATTGCTGTTATGACTAG